A region of the Gallaecimonas mangrovi genome:
CGGGCGCTGCTGGGCGGTCACCCAGTCAAGGTATTCGCCCACATCGCCGCTAAGGAGCGCAGGCCTAAACCTCTCCGTAGGCACATAGCCTTTGGCCGAAGCGCTATAGGTCAGTTGATGTGGATAATGGGCGCGGTAACTGGCCAATTCCTTGCTGGCCTGCTGGCGACCAATGGCAAGGAAATGGCTCAAATGGCCGGTGGTGACCCGGCCTTCCCAAAAGGCAAATAGCTCTATGAGCCAAAAGCGTTGTTGCAGATTTTTCGCAAGCGAAGGTAATAAGGCATCCATGCAGCATCAGGCTTTTTCCAAAAACATTGAAAATACTATGCCCTTCGCTGTTTTTTATAAACCTTTAACCAGGGTTGTTATTCACCCTTTTAACGCATTAACCCAGTCGGCCACGGCGTCGCCGCTGGACAGGCTGGGCTGAATAAGGCCGTCAATCATAAAGGTGGGGGAAACATGAATGCCGTTCTGGCGGGCATATTTGCAATGCCATTTGATTTCCCGGTCCAGCTCGGGCAAATCAAACGCCTCGGCCAACGCTACCCCTGAGTATTTTTCAATACGCTGAATAATGTCGTTCGGGGTTGCGGTGCGATTGGGGCCAATGCAGTGCTTTTCAAACTCAAATTCTTCGCGGTGGTCGGCCACGGCCTGCAGCACCTTTTTGGCTGCGGCTTTACCTTCTGGCAAGGTTGAAGCAGCCAGAATGCAGCGCACAATAACCCCCGAAAACAGGTGCCAGGGCTGTGATTGCAGGCGAATTTTTACGGTGATGTTCTCTTCGCCGGCTTCACTC
Encoded here:
- a CDS encoding DsbA family protein codes for the protein MSDWQAKPLSWGTGPKVFEVFLEPTCPFSVKAFNKLDELLSEAGEENITVKIRLQSQPWHLFSGVIVRCILAASTLPEGKAAAKKVLQAVADHREEFEFEKHCIGPNRTATPNDIIQRIEKYSGVALAEAFDLPELDREIKWHCKYARQNGIHVSPTFMIDGLIQPSLSSGDAVADWVNALKG